The genomic segment tattttcttctattGAATTACTTTTGCACATTTGTGAAATATCAGTTGGTTGCACTTGTGTAGGGCTATTTCTATTCAATTGAACTGTGTGTCTATCCCTCCACCATGACCACACAATCTTGGTTACTTTAGCTACATAAGTCTTGATATCTGGTAGAataatttctccacattttttctttgttttagctaTTCTCATTCCTTTGCAAATTTCTCTACAGATGAAATATAGAGCAGATAATCTTATCTATATCCACAATAAACCTTACTGGGATTCTGATAGAAATTGTGTTAAACGTATCTATAAATTTAAGGAGAATTTGCATCTTTCCTAGCTGAATCTTACAATCTATAATCACAGtgtgtcttcatttatttatatcttcttcaATTTTTTATCTACAGTCTGTAATTTTCAGCCTACAATTTCTGTACATGTTTTATTAGATATTCacttaagcattttattttttggaatgaTTGTGACTGATGTGTTTCTAATTTCAGTGTTCTTATGATCTGTGATAGGACATAGCAatataactaatttttaaaatttatttatttttaattggagaataatttctttacaatgttgtgttcatttctgccatacatcaccaggaatcagccataggtatacacgtgtcccctccctctagaacttccctcccacctcccacaccaTCCCACTCCTCTCGGTTGTCTCAGAGCAGcatgctgagctccctgtgctttaCGGCAACTTCTCATCAACTATCGATTTTAcaaatgcatgcatgtatgctaagtcgcttcagtcgtgtcttactctttgcgactctacagactgtagcccgccaggctcctctgtccatgggattctctaggcaagaatactggaatgggttgccgtacccttctccaggggatcttcccaacccagggatcgaactcgcatctcttatatcttctgcattggcaggtagattcttttccactagcgccacctggaaagcccattgtACAAATGATAATGTATATagtattttacaaatggtaatgtatatatttacaaatggtaatgtatatattacaaatggcaatgtatataaaaatgaagattaatcctttgtcggttgcttcatttgcaattattttctctcattctgagggttttcttttcatcttgttcagtttcctttgctgtgcaaaagcttttcagtttaattagattccatttatgggctttcctggtggctcatatggtaaagaacgGACACTCtttcagtttgtcccaccctctccttccctcactgtgtccataagtctgttctccatgtctgagtctctattcctgccttgcaaaaAAGTTCAtcactaccatttttctagattccatatatatgcgttaatataaaatatttgttttctctttctgacttacttctctctgtataacaggctctaggttcatccacctcactggaactgactcaaatttgttctgttttatggctaatactccattgtatatgtgtactacaacttctttatccattcatctgtcagtggacatctagtttgcttccatgtcctggctattgtaaatagtgttgcaatgaacatttgaATACACATGTCTTTTTAAATTGTGGGTTTCtcagctgggtcatatggtagttttattcctagttttttaggaatcttcatactgttctccatagtggctggatcaatttacattcccatcaacagtgcaggagggttcccttttctccatatcctctacAGCAtgtattttttgtagatttttttatgatgaccattctgatgggtgtgaggtgatacttcgctgtagttttgctttgcatttctctaataatatgcaatgttaagcatttttttttcatgtgtttattagccatctggatgtcttctttggagaaatgtctgtttaggtcttctgctcattttttgactgggttgtttgtttttctgatgttgagctgcatgagctgcttatatattttgaagattaatcctttgtcagttgcttcatttgcaattattgtCTCTCAttgtgagggttgtcttttcatcttgtttacagtttccttgctgtgcaaaagcttttaagtttaattaggttccatttatgggcttccctgctggctcatatggtaaagaatccacctgtaatgcaggagaccccagttcgacccctgggttgggaagatcctctggagaagagaatggctacttactctagtattcttgcctggagaatcccatgaacagaggaacctggtgggctatagcctatggggtcacaaagagttgaacatgactgagcaattaacactttaactttcaggttccatttgtttatttttgcttttatttccattactccggGAGgtggaaattgaagaaagtggagaaaaccactagaccattcaggtatgacctaaatcaaatcccttatatacagtggaagtgagaaatagatttaagctcTTTTCTGCATTGTACGGTCTTGtctcatttgtcaaagataaagtgccCAGAAGTGTGtggttttatctctgggctttctatcttgttccattggtctatatttctgtttttgtgccagtacatcctgtcttgatgactgtaactttgtagcatagtctgaaattagaaaggttgattcttccagctccatttttctttcttaagattgctttggctatgcggagtcttttgtgtttctatacaaattgagaaatttttcgttctaattctgtgaaagatgctactggtaatttgatagggattccactgaatctgtagattgctttaggtagtatcATCATCAGAAATACAACTAACTTTTGTACGTTTATCTTGTATCCTGTGACCTTAATAAGCTTACTCATTGGTTCTAGAGTTTTCATAGATTCTCTTGTATTCTGCATAAATCTTTATGACACctgaaaatacagttttattccttcttttctaatctacatgccttttatttccttttcttgccttaaTGCACTGTCTAGAACTCCCcagaattaaaaggaatgaacCATTGACCCATATAATTTGGGTAGATCTCAAGAACATAATGGTGAGTGAAAAAAAAGTCAGTCTCAAAAGATcaaatatgattccatttatataagtcttgaaatgacaaaattatagagatgGGAAACAGATTAGTAGTTATCAGGGATTAGGGGTAGTGACAGAAGGTGAGGGCAGAGATAAGAGTCTGTGCCACTAGAAAGGAATAGCAGGAGGGAGATCTTTTTGGTAACAGAAGAGTTCTGTAATGTTGATCATAATAATAGTCACATTACACTTGTGATAAAGTGTCAGGGAAGCAGGCACATTCATTGCACCAGTATCCGGTGTACTGCTGTACAGACTGAGGCTGACCTGAGCTTAAGTTACCCCAGCAGGCCTATGTATCAACCTGAAAAAAGGTCCGGGATGGACACCCAGTCTTCCTTGCTTTGGGGCCACAATGCTTCTATAGCTGCCAGGTCAACCCCCGACCCCAGGGGCTCTGCTCTCCCCTGCCAAAGTTTCTACTCTTCCTCTTTATCTCTCAGcctaaaaggaataaaaagaaagattcaAGTAGGCCttccaaaagcaaaaacaactctTTCTGCCATATCCCCAGAGaagattcctttccattttccttGAGAAGAAAGGCCAATGTGAGATTTACATCCAAAAGAAGTGTACACAGAAGATGGCATTTGACATGGTAAAGCAAGCAGGCCAGCCTGCTTCAACCtttctcccctggagaaaggccaTGGCACTCCAGAAAGAAGTTTCAACAGTGCTCAAACTACCCTCAAAGCTTTTGTTGCGGTCTTTGCACCTCCTAGCACCTGCACTCCTACTAGCCCCATCACTGTGCCCCACTGCTCACTTATCACCATGGCAACCTAACATCACCTTCAATGTTCCCGCAGCCCTCTCACGAGCAGCCAGAGAAAATCCGCTTATTTATCCCAGTATTGTCTTGGACCCACTTCTGAAAATGGATCACTTTTCctccttgggcctcagtttcccaatctgtgaaatgggaagacAGAAGAAAGTTGCCTAAACCAGAGATTCTCACAGTTTGGGGGCTATCTGGAATAGAGAACATTTGACAGGGAGTTGTGGGGTTTAGGGTTTTATTTCCTGAAAGAATAATCTAAgagaattttcaaaatttcacATGCCCAGACCCCAGAGACTCAAGTCCAGAGATTCAGACAAGGGAGTTATGTGTCTTCTGAAGACTTATGGTGACTCAATGGTGAGTTCCAAACCCTTTTTTCATCCCACCATAGTATCACTCCCCATGGCTGTCTCTACCTAAAGTACAGAGGAGGTTCTTAATAAATGTTGTTGATTGAGTGAAAAAGCCATGCTTCATAGTGAATTAATTTGGTGAGAGTATGACTGGCTGTGTGTGAAGAAGTTAACACCAGGCCCCAGGTATTGGGGAATCCCTAGACTCTTCCCTTTCACACTGTGAATCCTATGTATTATTGGGGAATCCCTAGACTCTTCCTTTTCACACTGTGAATCCtatgtattttaagagaaaactaATGAATAAATTGTAAGAATCCTCTTGAGCAAGGCCCCAGAGCTGCTCTGCGACCTTCCTAGTATGCTAGCTGGAGCCAAATTCACCTGAGACGGTGGAACTCTAATCCCTCTAGCGCAGAAAGGATCCCACCCTGAATCATGCTTGATGCAGCAGCTatttataaaatacacacacaccaaatCCACTTGTACTTTCACATATGAATTCATAATTCACCTTCTCATTCACCCAGGACACACTATGTCAAATCTGACCCAAGTGCTGGGCTTAACAACAGGCATAATGATGTAAATAAGTGTGATCTCAACCCCCAAGGCTTTCCATCTGGTGTGTATGTACTTGGGGATTGAAGGGAACAGTGACTGGAATAATTATACAGGAACGTGATACATGCCCTAAGAATGGCTTGTTGCGGGCATCTGAAAACAACATGGGAAGAAAGGACTGTGTTGGTCCCTGCAGCTCTGCAGATACCTACCTCGCAGAGTTATTTCAGAGGAGTGACAGTTTGGTTCAAACTTTGTGGTTTAAGAGTTTGTCAAGTAgttattctttcaaataaaagCAACAGATCtaaagttaaaaagtaaaaaaagacgAACACTTTGTGAAGCCAGTCAGAACTCAGTTTGAACACCTCCTCTATCTTAATGTTGAGCAAACTTGGCTAATTATATCACCTCCCTagacctcagtttctgcatcggTAAGATAGGGATAATTAAGAGGGTTGTGTCGAATAGGATGATTTCACGTCTATAAGCACCCatcactgtgcctggcacataagaaGTGTCAATGACAACTATTTTATAGCAACTGTTATTATAATCATTAAGAAACAGTGAGAcacacgcgaagagttgactcattggaaaagaccctgatgctgggagagattgggggcaggaggagaatgggacaacagaggatgagatggctggatggcatcaccgactcgatggacatgagtttgagtagactccgggagttggtgatggacagggaggcctggtgtgctgtgattcatggggttgtagagtcagacacgactgagcaactgaactgaactgaactgaactggagacaGAGCTCCTTGCAGGCTTTTAATGGTAGGGGCATTAGTTGGGCTTTGAAGGATGAGGAGTTCATCACAGAGATGAGCCTAGTGATGGGGACAAGGTGAAGGGGAACTATGGACCAAGGCAgcaggaggggcaggggaggatGGTAAGAGCTGAAAGAGAAAGTCTGTGAGCAGCAGCCATGGAAAATGAAGCTGAGCTATCATTTCAATGAGTAAATTCATGTGCTTTATCCTTCTTTAGTACTCGGAAACCTTCTGATTCTTTGGGCTGTGGTCTCTTGAGCATCAAAAGGCATGTCAGTCAGCTTCCCTAGAAATCCAAGGATTTGGGCTCAGCTACGTCCCTGTCCACACCAGCTCATTCACTCCAAAACAAGGCCAACTGTCTCAGCCTAAAGACGCTCCCACTCACTAGGGAGCAACTGTGTTTTTAAGTCTCTTGGCTTCCCAAACATGCTCTTCAGCCCATTCCAGCTCCAATAGTCTTCCCTGCAGCTGGCAGATGAGGAATTATGTTCAGGACTACAATAATTACCCAACTGCTGTAGCCAAGCCCCAGAGACATCTCTCTGCTAACTTTTAACACCTTTCCTGCCATTTCCCCACCCTCAATCCATTTGGAGTATCATTCCTTATGATTGACAGACACAAGAAACAGATTTGCAAGTTTTAATGGAATGTAGGATCTAAAGAACAGGAAACAATGTCATTTCTATCCATGATTTCCATGTATCTTCCCTGTATTGACAAGTTTGGCCTTAACTCTCTGTTTCTTGTTTCACTTGAGGAGTGGTCCAAGGGAGCATTCGATCAATTGTCATTGGTACGATTGTCAAATAACGACTAAGGATACAGCACCGTTTACGATTTGAGCAGCGTGTGACACTGTCTTCATCATTTTTGCACACCAACCGGCATTTTCCCTTCATCCAACATTCTTCCTCTGGACATAGGAACAACCATTAAGTAGATGTTAGTATTCCTCAGCTGGATAGACAAGGGGAAGCAGAGGAGCTACAGGAGTTCAGGGGAGGAGTGGAGGGAGAGAGTTAATGCTAGATTCAGTcccaggaaaggagagaagagatcTCACAAGGGGAGAGAATTGAAACAGTTTTTCCAAGGTTGGGAACTCAAGGGTTTTAAGAAAGCCTTTTTCATAATCTCACATTTCTGTCTTCCTATCCCCCCACCTCCTATTCCTAACTTTGAGATCAAATGATGCCAATGAAGTTCCCACCTAACAGAGCTTGGGAATGGTGGGAAAAAGACAATTAACATCTGTCTTATTAGGGAATGGAGGAGATTCCCTCACATTTCCACAGACTCAGCTCTTTTATCACTTGTCTAGTTTGAACCCAACAAATCTCAACTCCAACACAACTCAACCTCCAATCCTCCTTTACCCCATATTCACCCAATTCAAACTCAAATACCCAGATCAATTTTAATTAGAACTCCCAGCCTTACCCAACTCAGTGCCCCTGGAGCCCTAACTCCCAGTCAAACCCAAGTCTAATCAAGTCACCAACTTCAATCCTAAGCAGCATTCCATCACCTAGCTGAACCTCAGACACCTGGGCACCATCCAGCACAAACTCTCAACCTCAGTCTAAGCCCAATCTAATTCCCAACACCAAATCCACTCAACCCAAAATTCCATACCCCCTCCAGCCTACTCCaaaccatcaaggaagcccaactCCTCGCCTCTGGCTCTTCCTCATTTTCCCGCTATCACTCCAATCCAAAGTCTTGCCACCCCATCACAACTCACCCCCAACCTTCAATGTAATCCCCCAAACCCCCAAGAAGTCCCCTACCCACACCAGACCCTTTCCCCTAGGCTCTCCTCCATGATGCCAGCAGAATACCAGCCTTCCCTTCAGTGTTAGGTACTCCAAATATCTCCATCCCCCtatcttggcaaaaaaaaaaaaaaaaatcagggagagATGTGAACATGAGATGATTATAAGAAAACCTCCCAAAACCACATGAATTGAGAAAGGGCTTCAGATACTGCCCACAGTGAAGGGGAAGTGGAGGGAAAGACATTTATGACCAAGATCCCAGACATTTAAGAGACACCCAAATTACCTGATACCACTGGTTCCATGGCCAGAAGGAtggcaagaaacaggaaaataaactTCATGACTGGAAGGTCACAGGAGAAGGACGTGGTTGTGCTGCAGGCTATGGAGAATAGAGCTATCCTCTGCAGGGATGAGTCTTGTTTTTATTGGCAGGACTGTGGGCAGTGAATTACAGCAGAAGAGGATTTATATCAGATCAAACAAGCCGAAGGACAATGTGTAGCAGATTCTGCAGCAAAGCATGAGATGAGAGGGTGGGAAACCGGCCAGCATCCTTGCTAAAAGGGTTTTTCTTTCCTAGTAAGGAGACAGGCAAATTAAAGCCATTTGGCCTTCTGAGATCCACAAAGGGATTAATCAATTAATGCATATCAagacacatttaatttttttctttttttaattaagtttatttgcttttaattgaaggataatttctttacagtgtcatgttggtttctgccaaatatcaacatgaatcagccataggtatacatgtgtcccctccctcctgaacatccctcccacctccctccccatcccacccttctaggttgttatAGAGCCCCAAttggagttccctgagtcatagagcaaattcctattggctatctattttacagatggtaatgtatgtttccatgttactctcttcatGCATCCCACACTCTCCttactccccaccccctgccctgtgTCCATAAGccaaaatacttaattttttaaaaattcttattctcaactttttaacagaaaaatgCACACGTGTATGTCTTTCTGAACCTTGAACTTGACAATCTCATTCTCAGCTCAGACCCTTAGCATTTGTAACTTGCTCTTCCTATAAGTCTGGTTCCTGTTCACCATTCAGTCTCATCTTAAATGTCACTTCTCGGAGAGGCTTTTCCTGGTCACCTTAGATTAAGGGTACTCCCACACACAGTCACTCTGTATCATAATAACTTGTTTTGTGACCTTCATATAGTTACTTGTTCCTTTTCCATTTATTCTGCATGTTTAATCTTTGCCTCTCCCATTAGAATGCCAGAAACTTGCTTTGTGACTACAGTGCCCATAATAATATCACCTGGTGTATTAATCAGGATATTAATTCAACTGTTTTAACAGATGATCTCCCCAAACAGTAATTCGAAGAGACAGACATTGATTTCTGTCTTATgtaaaagaaatttctttcttaCGTAAAAAGCTTCATCATTAAAAGCAAGGGCTTCCTTGgcagctcaattggtaaagagccaggttgcagtgcaggagacctgggttcaatccctgggtcgggaagatcccctggggaaggaaattgcaacccactctagtattcttgcctgggaaatcccatggacaaaggagcctggtgggctacagtccaaggggtcacaaagagttggacacgacttagtgactaaaccataaaCCATACCATTGAAAGCAGGGCACAAGATTCCTTCTGATTTGATTCTGTGCCATTCTTATCAGGCAGCTTCATCTGATGCTCTGGTTCCCTCCACGAGTCCCCAGTGGGCcatcaggaagaagagaaagaaggaaatgaagtgCACCATTTTTCCTTTACGGACCCCATCCAGAATCTGCACACATCActtccattccagtccattggCCAGAGCTCATTCAAACAGTCATACTTAGCTGGAAGGTAGGCTGGAAATAATTTCTTTATTCTGGGCAACCATGGCTAGCTGAAGTTCAGGGGTTGTCTCACtaagaagaaggggaagacagataCTAGGGAAGAGCTAGCAATTTCTGACACGCTTGGCACATGGcacgagcttcaaaaatgtttgtAGACTGAATAAATATCATACACATTGAATAAGGTTATAAGAAATAACCTAAAGGGGAGGCAATTCAAGTCATTCTAGAGTGTAGAGGAAGCATGTGGACTGTGCCCCTTCAGTCAAGCTTCAGAAGAAGCTGAATAAGGGCTGGACCCTTTAAGAGACTGTACCTTACTATATATAGactagataactaataaaaacctactgcatagcacaggcaactctattaaatattctgtaatgacctatatgtggatagaatctaaaaaagagtggatacacatatatgtataactgattcacataAAAGGTGTGAGAGAAGAAAAACACCACTGAAAGTTGGAACCCTCAGAGAAGACACTCTCTCCCAAGCTATGGGAGTGGCCACAATAACCAGCTAATTGGCATTGATCCTCTGCTaggatgggcttccttggtagctcagacagtaaagaatccacccacaacgtaggagacctgggttcgatccctgggttgggaagatcccttggagaagggaatggctacccactccaggattctgaactggagaattccacagactgtatagtcaatggggtcacaaagagtcaggtacaactgagcaactttcactttcactctgctaGGTTGGTGACAAGTATTTCACAAGTATAGTCTCACTTCATCCTCACAAAACCAAAAGAGTTCCTGCCTCATTGTTCTAGTTGAACACTAAAGTACATAAGCACAAGCAATTTGCCCAACTCTGACCAAATGGGGAattcaggatttgaactcaggtctgacTGGCTCCCAGTTATGGTACTTCTATCCACATCCTGGTCTCCCATTGTTTCTTCAGACTTGGAATAGCAAGGGTCCCTTCTAAGTGAGGAAGCCGGTCAAAAGGAATCCTCTAgtgattcttgcctagaaaaatttgaagagcctttGCAGAAAGTAGGCAGAGGTAAGATGAGAGAAATGAGGGTCACTTGTTTGTGACCCTCCTTATTTTATAACaggtttattgaagtataatttacatgccATAAAATCCACTCATTAAGTGTACAAAGCAATAAATTATACAGAGTTGTACCATTGTCATTATAGTTGAATCTTGAattttccatcaccccaaaaatATCTCTCACACCCATTTGTAGTTACTACCCTTTCCCACCCCCAGCCATGATGGAACCACTGTTTATAATACCATCAACTATGTATTAAATATCATCTGGGGTTAATCTTCACAAGGAGAAGATATGTGTGACTATGGAGGAAGCCATGGCTCgggatataaaatgaataaaccagGGTCACTGAGGTGGTCAGGATTCGAACTCAGAACTTTCTCCAAAAGGGTCCAGATCAAGGGGAAGATCCTAAAGAAATGTACTTGTAAAGAGTGGgaaatgtatcattttttaagctgAGGTGAAATACACTGTATAACAAGAGATattgaaaatacaaaagaagacAGGGTTTCTGGTGGAGAAAAATTCTAGACAAGCCAAAGGGAATAGAgtcaaagaaatagataaaaaacACTGGACCTTAACAGAGGAAGACTTCTTTTGAGAGAAAGGGGGTTTATAGAATGACTTCATAGCATTGCCCTTAAAACCTGAAACCTTAACCAACAAAGAtctactatatagtacagggaattctactcaatattctaacctatatgagaaaaaaatctgaaaaaggataaatacatatatacatataactgaatcactttgctgtatacctgaaaccacataacattgtaaatcaactatactctaataaaattttttttaaagtacaaaa from the Dama dama isolate Ldn47 chromosome 23, ASM3311817v1, whole genome shotgun sequence genome contains:
- the DEFB119 gene encoding beta-defensin 119, which codes for MKFIFLFLAILLAMEPVVSEEECWMKGKCRLVCKNDEDSVTRCSNRKRCCILSRYLTIVPMTIDRMLPWTTPQVKQETES